In one window of Oryza sativa Japonica Group chromosome 9, ASM3414082v1 DNA:
- the LOC4347486 gene encoding transcription factor BHLH089-like, whose amino-acid sequence MDSDYVAGLLMSAAAAGLDLGVLDGGGGAFLETLCGGPGFAERAARLCGGGAGLFGLPAVGNAERGGCSREGSSVSDPAWAHATGGGGDNARKRKAPASAAAGKDKDAVVGGGSSPCEVGEAKAPDSKKCKAEVNPKVEEAASDGSVGDRVQKQGKGKNSSKPAAEPPKDYVHVRARRGQATDSHSLAERVRREKISQRMKVLQDLVPGCNKVVGKALMLDEIINYVQSLQQQVEFLSMKLATVNPQLDFGNLSTLLQKDMFQSCGPSVNSVFPLESAGTAFPFCDQADFFQSFGLGAMENQCSLDLANTALPHTGSTQYAFQKQQRDLWEDNTFQYNDEQSQEDAVSAPNFDGQLQAADHTEIEF is encoded by the exons ATGGACAGCGACTACGTTGCCGGCCTTCtcatgagcgccgccgccgcggggctcgACCTCGGtgtgctcgacggcggcggtggcgctttCTTGGAGACGCTGTGCGGCGGGCCCGGCTTCGCGGAGCGGGCGGCGAGGTtgtgcggcggcggagctgggcTCTTCGGGCTGCCTGCGGTGGGGAACGCCGAGCGCGGCGGCTGCTCGAGGGAAGGCTCGTCGGTGTCCGACCCTGCGTGGGCGcacgccaccggcggcggcggcgacaatgCCAGGAAGAGGAAAGCtccggcgagcgccgccgccgggaaggaCAAGGACGCCGTcgtgggcggcggcagcagcccgTGCGAG GTTGGAGAGGCGAAGGCGCCGGACTCCAAGAAATGCAAAGCGGAGGTGAATCCCAAGGTGGAAGAAGCCGCCAGCGATGGCTCGGTGGGAGACAGAGTGCAGAAGCAAGGAAAGGGGAAGAACTCATCCAAGCCGGCCGCCGAGCCGCCCAAGGACTACGTCCATGTCCGGGCACGGCGAGGTCAGGCCACTGACAGCCACAGCCTTGCAGAGAGG GTTAGAAGAGAGAAGATTAGCCAGCGGATGAAAGTGCTTCAGGACCTGGTGCCTGGATGCAACAAG GTGGTTGGCAAGGCACTCATGCTTGATGAGATCATAAACTACGTGCAATCGTTGCAGCAGCAGGTCGAG TTCCTGTCCATGAAGCTCGCGACCGTGAATCCGCAGCTCGACTTTGGCAACCTATCTACACTCTTACAGAAAGAT ATGTTCCAATCTTGTGGCCCTTCGGTGAATTCCGTATTTCCTTTGGAAAGTGCCGGTACAGCTTTTCCATTTTGTGACCAAGCAGATTTTTTCCAGTCATTTGGTCTGGGAGCCATGGAAAACCAATGTAGCCTAGATCTGGCAAACACAGCTCTACCCCACACAGGGAGCACACAGTATGCTTTTCAGAAGCAG CAAAGGGATCTCTGGGAGGATAATACTTTCCAGTATAACGACGAACAAAGCCAGGAGGATGCGGTTTCTGCACCGAATTTCGATG GTCAGTTGCAAGCAGCAGATCACACAGAGATCGAGTTCTAG
- the LOC9268508 gene encoding large ribosomal subunit protein eL32z yields the protein MVVPLLTKKIVKKRVKQFKRPHSDRYIGLKTSWRRPKGIDSRVRRKFKGCTLMPNIGYGSDKKTRHYLPNKFKKFVVHNVSELELLMMHNRTYCAEIAHNVSTRKRKEIVERAAQLDIVVTNKLARLRSQEDE from the exons ATGGTGGTGCCgttgctgacgaagaagatcgtGAAGAAGCGGGTGAAGCAGTTCAAGAGGCCGCACAGCGACCGCTACATTGGCCTCAag ACAAGCTGGCGCAGGCCAAAGGGTATTGACTCTCGTGTCAGGAGAAAGTTCAAAGGATGCACCTTGATGCCCAACATTGGATATGGTTCTGACAAGAAGACAAGGCACTACCTTCCCAACAAGTTCAAGAAGTTTGTGGTGCACAATGTCTCTGAGCTGGAGCTGCTTATGATGCACAACAG GACATACTGCGCTGAGATTGCTCACAACGTCTCCACCCGCAAGCGCAAGGAGATCGTCGAGCGCGCTGCGCAGCTGGACATCGTGGTCACCAACAAGCTTGCCAGGCTCCGCAGCCAGGAGGACGAGTGA
- the LOC107276412 gene encoding auxin-induced in root cultures protein 12 yields MASSATHLRAVLLAVALLVASPAAAAASVCEGEKFPAGRSYATCADLPALGATLHWTYDGKASTLSLAFVAKPPASGGGGWVSWAINPTGDGMKGAQALVAFKGGAGAAAYVVNTYNVTGYKPFPAASTPIAFNATDLAADESAATGKLRLYGKLQLPRGMETVNHIWQVGSTVTGGVPMKHAFAQENLDAKGRLSLAGHGAAVAQEPAPAPAAGGPSSAEAENAVTAASPSPSGKNAAANTHAPAPAALAAALALAGFLAFV; encoded by the coding sequence ATGGCATCGTCGGCGACGCACCTGCGTGCCGTTCTCCTGGCCGTCGCGCTGCTggtggcctcgccggcggcggcggcggcgagcgtctGCGAGGGCGAGAAGTTCCCGGCGGGGAGGAGCTACGCGACGTGCGCCGACCTGCCGGCGCTCGGCGCGACGCTGCACTGGACCTACGACGGCAAGGCGTCGACGCTGTCGCTGGCGTTCGTGGCCaagccgccggcgagcggcggcggcgggtgggtgtCGTGGGCGATCAACCCCACCGGCGACGGCATGAAGGGCGCGCAGGCGCTCGTCGCCTTcaagggcggcgccggcgccgccgcctacgtCGTGAACACGTACAACGTCACCGGGTACAAGCCGTTCCCCGCCGCGTCAACGCCCATCGCGTTCAACGccaccgacctcgccgccgacgagagcGCCGCCACCGGCAAGCTGCGGCTCTACGGCAAGCTGCAGCTGCCGCGCGGGATGGAGACGGTGAACCACATCTGGCAGGTCGGCTCCACGGTCACCGGCGGCGTGCCGATGAAGCACGCGTTCGCGCAGGAGAACCTGGACGCCAAGGGCAGGCTCTCgctcgccggccatggcgccgccgtcgcgcaggagcccgcgccggcgccggcggccggaggcCCGTCGTCCGCCGAGGCCGAGAacgcggtgacggcggcgtccCCCTCGCCGTCCGGCAAGAACGCGGCGGCGAACACGCACgcgccggctccggcggcgctcgccgccgccctggcATTGGCGGGTTTCTTGGCGTTCGTATGA